From Demequina lutea, a single genomic window includes:
- a CDS encoding DUF4062 domain-containing protein, which produces MPSERREQVFVSSTYLDLKNERQSVIQALLTAGCIPAGMELFVAGNEQKWRLIQRIISECDYYVLVVGGKYGSIDPATELSFTEMEYDFADSIGKPVMAFLHGEPGQLKGDQIELERDPRLRLEAFRAKVEAARVVRYWTSPDMLPGEVALALMEMREQFPAEGWIRAANALTPETRTELAELRAKVAELTREAQSRRAATFDAPETLSQGDDECTLKLTLVGYLKTDLSEKGQLRYDSKRRQWTLTIKLTWNEVLVAVGPTMLHEASEIEVAKALSDLLASVITQDKTLLPTGFAQLAEPPEVNPQSVNDVLVQFFALDLIARGEKQRTASDTNKYWILTESGQDQMMRLRAIRRDQ; this is translated from the coding sequence ATGCCATCAGAACGTCGAGAGCAGGTATTCGTCAGTTCGACGTACCTGGACCTCAAGAACGAGCGTCAGTCCGTAATTCAGGCACTTCTCACCGCTGGTTGTATTCCGGCGGGAATGGAACTTTTCGTCGCGGGCAACGAGCAGAAGTGGCGCCTCATCCAACGCATCATCTCTGAGTGTGACTATTACGTGCTGGTTGTGGGCGGCAAGTACGGATCTATCGATCCGGCGACCGAGTTGAGTTTCACGGAGATGGAATACGACTTCGCCGACTCAATTGGTAAGCCTGTAATGGCTTTCTTGCACGGCGAGCCGGGGCAGTTGAAGGGCGACCAAATCGAGTTGGAACGAGACCCGCGTCTGCGGCTCGAGGCGTTCCGAGCGAAGGTCGAGGCGGCCCGCGTAGTCCGCTACTGGACCTCACCCGACATGCTTCCTGGCGAAGTCGCGCTGGCGTTGATGGAAATGAGAGAGCAGTTTCCAGCGGAGGGGTGGATACGAGCAGCGAACGCACTTACACCGGAGACGCGGACGGAACTCGCCGAACTGCGAGCGAAGGTAGCAGAATTGACTCGCGAGGCTCAGTCGCGGAGAGCGGCGACTTTCGATGCGCCCGAGACACTCTCACAAGGTGACGATGAGTGCACGCTCAAGTTGACCCTCGTGGGCTACCTCAAGACGGACCTGTCTGAGAAAGGCCAACTCCGATACGACTCAAAGCGGCGACAATGGACCCTCACGATCAAGTTGACGTGGAATGAGGTGCTCGTAGCGGTCGGGCCCACGATGCTCCACGAGGCATCCGAGATTGAGGTTGCGAAGGCCCTCTCTGACCTACTGGCAAGCGTGATCACCCAAGACAAGACGCTCCTACCGACGGGCTTCGCCCAGTTGGCCGAGCCTCCAGAGGTGAATCCTCAATCCGTAAACGACGTGCTCGTTCAGTTTTTCGCACTCGACCTAATCGCACGTGGCGAGAAGCAGCGGACCGCGAGCGACACGAACAAATACTGGATTCTCACCGAATCTGGACAAGACCAGATGATGAGGCTTCGAGCAATTCGACGGGATCAGTAG
- a CDS encoding metallophosphoesterase family protein, producing the protein MKVGLLGDMHGTEFWLNRAIDEFSAANLDTVIQVGDLGVWPGNVAAGKWDRVNKRLRANGVTILCAPGNHEDYDQIEALEPRDDGWLPFRNNILLAPRGHRTEMGGRTFVWLGGAGSVDRKPRLIADSAFNRQREHYGSSQRRKSWWEQEAISDADVARTAAGGHADVIVAHEAPARVETIASRLRGNPGGFSRHDIEYADRVRNKYMEAFMAVEPALALHGHYHFAVNEEVDFGSVTTRVFGLAADGQPSSTGVLDLDTLTPTFTTGRR; encoded by the coding sequence ATGAAGGTCGGCTTGCTAGGGGACATGCACGGGACAGAGTTTTGGCTCAATCGCGCCATTGACGAGTTCAGTGCCGCAAACTTGGACACGGTGATCCAAGTTGGCGATCTGGGGGTGTGGCCGGGCAACGTGGCGGCCGGCAAATGGGATCGCGTCAACAAGCGCCTGCGGGCCAACGGCGTCACGATCCTGTGTGCCCCTGGCAACCATGAGGACTACGACCAGATCGAGGCATTGGAGCCGCGTGACGACGGATGGCTCCCTTTCCGCAATAACATACTGTTGGCGCCCCGTGGCCATCGCACCGAGATGGGTGGGCGCACCTTTGTGTGGCTGGGAGGTGCGGGGTCGGTGGACCGCAAGCCGCGCCTCATCGCAGACTCAGCGTTCAACCGGCAGCGCGAGCACTACGGATCGTCCCAACGGCGCAAGTCTTGGTGGGAGCAGGAAGCCATCAGCGACGCTGATGTGGCCCGCACCGCGGCCGGAGGCCACGCCGACGTCATCGTCGCGCATGAAGCCCCCGCGCGCGTCGAGACGATCGCTTCACGACTGCGCGGAAACCCCGGCGGGTTCAGCAGGCACGACATCGAGTACGCCGACCGGGTGCGAAACAAGTACATGGAGGCGTTCATGGCGGTGGAACCTGCACTGGCGTTGCATGGTCACTATCACTTCGCGGTCAACGAGGAGGTCGACTTTGGCTCGGTCACCACGCGCGTGTTCGGCCTCGCCGCCGATGGTCAGCCGTCCTCGACAGGCGTCCTTGACCTCGACACCCTGACACCAACATTCACTACCGGGCGGCGATGA
- a CDS encoding ABC transporter ATP-binding protein, which yields MSTVSPDARVLEMHAVTKTYVDGANTVTALDAASLAVDAGEMVAIMGTSGSGKSTLLAIAGALLAPTSGEVAVCGEVLGQIGVRDLARLRRQRIGFVFQDFNLLPTLTALENVALPLDLDGASSATARSEARRALAVVGLRERARSFPDELSGGERQRVAIARATVGRRRLLLADEPTGALDSVTGEAVLRGLRERADDGAAVVVVTHDARHAAWADRIVYLSDGQVVDETRASGPESLLSGGAV from the coding sequence ATGAGCACCGTCAGCCCGGATGCACGTGTGCTTGAGATGCACGCCGTAACCAAGACCTACGTTGACGGTGCGAACACGGTGACGGCGCTCGACGCCGCGTCGCTGGCGGTGGACGCGGGGGAAATGGTTGCGATCATGGGTACCTCCGGCTCGGGCAAGTCGACGCTGCTGGCGATCGCCGGAGCGCTACTGGCCCCCACATCTGGCGAGGTTGCCGTGTGCGGCGAGGTGCTCGGCCAGATCGGTGTACGTGATCTGGCGCGGCTGCGAAGGCAGCGGATCGGCTTCGTCTTCCAAGACTTCAACCTTCTGCCGACTCTCACCGCGCTCGAGAACGTCGCGTTGCCCCTCGATCTTGACGGAGCCTCGAGCGCCACCGCGCGCTCTGAGGCCCGCCGTGCCCTGGCCGTCGTCGGTCTTCGTGAACGCGCCCGATCCTTTCCGGACGAACTCTCGGGAGGAGAGCGCCAGCGTGTGGCAATTGCTCGCGCAACCGTCGGGAGGCGTCGCCTGCTGCTCGCCGACGAACCGACCGGAGCGCTCGACTCTGTCACCGGGGAAGCCGTACTCAGGGGCTTGCGTGAGCGCGCTGACGATGGTGCGGCGGTCGTCGTGGTCACCCACGACGCCCGGCACGCAGCATGGGCCGACCGAATCGTGTATCTCAGCGACGGACAGGTCGTCGACGAGACCCGCGCGTCCGGACCCGAATCGCTGCTGAGTGGCGGGGCAGTGTGA
- a CDS encoding PadR family transcriptional regulator, which translates to MSIRHSLLVLLSESDRYGYELRTEFEGRTGGVWPLNVGQVYSTLDRLERDGLVTREDVDGERQVRYSLSDAGRAALSAWWASPVPVSKVGRDDVALKIALAASTAGVDVVDVIRAQRRSVMSALQDLNRAKRAGSDEAWELVADALIFRAEAEVRWLDHTAARLARRPRHPVSQPATEPSEQHSSQSEEVR; encoded by the coding sequence ATGTCGATTAGGCATTCATTGCTGGTGCTGCTCAGCGAGAGCGACAGGTACGGGTACGAGTTGCGTACCGAGTTCGAGGGGAGAACGGGCGGGGTGTGGCCGCTCAACGTCGGCCAGGTCTACAGCACTCTGGATCGCCTCGAACGGGACGGACTCGTGACGAGGGAAGACGTCGACGGTGAGCGTCAGGTGCGCTACAGCCTGTCCGATGCGGGGCGCGCGGCGCTGTCTGCATGGTGGGCCAGCCCGGTGCCCGTATCAAAGGTCGGGCGCGACGACGTGGCATTGAAGATCGCGTTGGCGGCGAGCACTGCCGGCGTGGACGTCGTGGATGTGATCCGCGCACAGCGCCGCTCGGTGATGTCCGCCTTGCAGGACCTCAACCGTGCCAAACGCGCCGGAAGCGATGAGGCGTGGGAACTCGTTGCTGATGCCCTGATCTTTCGCGCGGAGGCGGAGGTGCGCTGGCTCGACCACACCGCCGCTCGGCTGGCGCGACGACCGCGGCATCCCGTGTCCCAGCCTGCGACGGAGCCGTCGGAGCAACACTCAAGCCAGAGTGAGGAGGTTCGCTGA
- a CDS encoding ABC transporter permease, with protein MRRNPRDGILVAALVALPSAALMLISTVAASQQATVDETLAAELGQAEAWVMVGDPTGAGVVQSPTDARYYEPANGAASAPQSDATSLTASDVEALLPDGARVVALQQGAVVVSTGDAATRTTAVQGGAWDPALTGIYHVVSGAVPNADTEVMVTATLADTLRVGVGDTVAVEGVDGPLTVSGVLAGRVDSPEGTIFTATGAIDLGGDIQSTTWYDTNVAMSWDQVRALNAHGLIAYSRRVALDPPPDPALTPYKQPVAPTLVAAGAVGLVAALLLAGAGFVVTFRRQRHHLALLAATGATRGTLAAVGIARGCWLGLAGGVAGVVLGLAGGFAWVSVLLRWGGVDARTSTWGYHVTWWHAGIVVAYGVTVGMLASLVPALMAARLDVIAVLGGTRRATRPHRWPTIVGALAGVVGVFALVRAAHTFDASLDLVGVPAYDAATTASRLLAAGSLIVFTGAVFLVPAVLRGLSRIAFRASLGLRIAARDATRNLGRTVPVIAAIAITVAIGSAVLMTLDRDQHYLADRWVPIAPKGDGVVALAPGRPDANFDASAAAKAVRVALPDANVTVIDGWQFEIPDMTGTTAVPSIIVPEANLCPYGDQTERERAADPRCAGAASNLGPWVFQVDVGGVDALRALLVGEPTTAAKDTLNHGGVVVFSNAMLNADKVKIGLWDYAHDNFPDQGVEPSATMQLPAVYQQYPYGERRAAMAVLSPAAAAAIGWPVVPTTLIVDATKPIDSTQAAAVNRALQTVAGSGFLWLDVENGPREQEALFTGALAILGVALLIITATTIALALARSDARRDDFTLASLGASPRTAKAITAWQGALIVGSATTIGLATALAWTWANNHALAQRGYTTPWLWIIAGWVALPAITGALSWLLTRAARAIHYRLAA; from the coding sequence GTGCGACGCAACCCCCGAGACGGGATTCTCGTCGCCGCGCTCGTGGCATTGCCATCGGCCGCGCTCATGCTGATCTCCACCGTGGCGGCTAGCCAGCAGGCGACGGTCGACGAGACGCTGGCCGCGGAGTTGGGACAGGCCGAGGCGTGGGTCATGGTTGGGGACCCGACCGGGGCGGGTGTGGTCCAGTCCCCAACGGACGCGCGGTACTACGAGCCTGCGAATGGCGCGGCTTCGGCACCGCAGTCGGACGCCACATCTCTGACGGCGTCCGACGTGGAGGCATTGCTTCCGGACGGGGCGCGCGTGGTCGCGTTGCAGCAGGGCGCGGTGGTGGTGTCCACTGGCGACGCTGCAACCCGTACAACGGCCGTCCAGGGCGGCGCGTGGGATCCAGCGCTTACGGGAATTTACCACGTTGTGAGCGGTGCGGTCCCGAACGCGGACACTGAGGTGATGGTCACGGCTACGCTCGCGGACACTCTGCGCGTCGGGGTCGGGGACACCGTGGCGGTCGAGGGTGTTGACGGCCCGCTCACGGTCTCCGGCGTCCTAGCCGGGCGCGTTGACTCCCCGGAGGGCACGATTTTCACTGCAACCGGCGCCATCGATCTCGGCGGTGACATCCAGTCCACCACCTGGTACGACACGAATGTCGCGATGTCCTGGGATCAGGTGCGGGCATTGAACGCTCATGGGCTCATCGCATACTCTCGCCGCGTCGCGCTAGACCCGCCACCCGACCCGGCGTTGACTCCCTACAAACAGCCGGTCGCGCCGACGCTCGTCGCCGCAGGGGCGGTCGGCTTGGTCGCCGCGTTGCTTCTTGCAGGCGCGGGCTTTGTCGTCACCTTCCGCCGGCAGCGACACCACCTCGCGCTCCTCGCGGCCACCGGAGCCACGCGAGGAACGCTCGCCGCGGTCGGCATCGCGCGCGGATGCTGGCTGGGCCTGGCCGGCGGCGTAGCCGGCGTGGTGCTCGGCCTAGCCGGAGGATTCGCATGGGTGAGTGTCTTGCTGCGGTGGGGTGGCGTCGATGCGCGAACGAGCACCTGGGGCTATCACGTCACCTGGTGGCACGCGGGCATTGTGGTCGCCTACGGAGTCACGGTCGGGATGCTCGCGTCATTGGTCCCCGCGCTGATGGCCGCGCGGCTCGACGTGATCGCTGTGCTGGGAGGAACCCGTCGTGCCACCCGGCCGCACAGATGGCCCACCATTGTCGGGGCTCTTGCGGGCGTGGTTGGTGTGTTTGCTTTGGTGCGCGCCGCGCACACCTTCGACGCCTCGCTCGACCTTGTAGGCGTCCCTGCCTACGACGCCGCGACCACGGCCTCCCGGCTCCTCGCCGCCGGAAGCCTCATAGTCTTCACGGGTGCGGTTTTCCTCGTGCCAGCCGTGCTGCGAGGCCTGTCGCGTATCGCGTTCCGAGCGTCGCTTGGCCTGCGCATCGCCGCACGGGACGCCACGCGCAACCTTGGCCGGACCGTGCCGGTGATCGCCGCGATCGCCATCACGGTTGCGATCGGCAGCGCAGTTCTCATGACGCTCGACCGGGACCAGCACTACCTCGCCGACAGGTGGGTGCCCATCGCGCCCAAAGGAGACGGAGTCGTCGCCCTAGCGCCCGGCCGCCCCGATGCGAACTTCGACGCAAGTGCCGCTGCCAAAGCGGTCCGAGTCGCCTTACCGGACGCGAATGTCACCGTGATCGACGGCTGGCAGTTCGAGATCCCCGACATGACCGGCACAACTGCGGTGCCGAGCATTATTGTCCCCGAGGCGAACTTGTGTCCGTATGGGGACCAGACAGAGCGCGAGCGCGCAGCGGATCCGCGCTGCGCCGGGGCGGCTTCAAATCTCGGCCCGTGGGTATTTCAGGTCGACGTCGGCGGCGTCGACGCGCTACGCGCGCTACTCGTAGGCGAACCCACGACCGCAGCGAAGGACACGCTCAATCATGGCGGCGTCGTCGTGTTCTCGAACGCGATGCTCAACGCCGACAAGGTCAAGATCGGTCTGTGGGATTACGCCCACGACAACTTCCCCGACCAAGGCGTCGAACCCTCAGCCACCATGCAGTTGCCGGCCGTCTACCAGCAGTATCCCTACGGCGAAAGGCGCGCCGCCATGGCGGTCCTCTCACCTGCTGCGGCAGCGGCCATCGGCTGGCCCGTGGTGCCCACCACGCTCATTGTGGACGCGACGAAGCCGATCGACTCAACACAGGCGGCGGCAGTCAACCGTGCACTCCAAACGGTCGCGGGCTCCGGGTTCCTGTGGCTTGACGTCGAGAACGGTCCACGCGAACAAGAGGCCCTCTTCACCGGAGCCTTGGCAATCCTCGGCGTGGCGCTGCTCATCATCACCGCGACCACGATCGCACTGGCGCTCGCGCGGTCCGACGCGCGCCGCGACGACTTCACCCTCGCATCGCTCGGGGCGTCGCCACGCACGGCAAAGGCGATCACCGCGTGGCAAGGAGCCCTCATCGTGGGATCGGCCACCACCATCGGTCTCGCCACCGCTCTTGCGTGGACCTGGGCCAATAACCACGCCCTCGCACAACGCGGCTACACCACACCGTGGCTATGGATCATCGCGGGCTGGGTCGCGCTCCCGGCAATCACAGGGGCGCTCTCGTGGCTTCTCACGCGGGCGGCACGAGCCATCCATTACAGGCTCGCTGCCTGA
- a CDS encoding site-specific DNA-methyltransferase, translating to MTRVSNLESMLSQLDGDQSVKDGIRSLLKFGLVFEDSQPEVLRLYSGRVTSGCRVDNRSPDIDRFGTVERSPRGVTLDAGVRPVRWDDEPDTIDYVAETSLVPIAKPGESVYPGLDVIDTVERGGGKPHHVVIEGENLHALQALRYTHAGKVDCIYIDPPYNTGGDLIYNDKYLAKEDAFRHSKWLSFMDRRLRIARELLSDTGVIIVAIDDNEQAHLRLLMDEVFGASNFLANVVWEGSGKNHARYTSGGLDYMLVYGRDRTALDAADTRWVETKQGYEKCVTEAARIWAGANGDVDAATAAYRRWLRGQDGIETSLRTHYTEIDEEGRVYQRDNLAQPSPNRPNLRYDVLHPTTGLPVKRHPNGWRHDPARMARNIAEGRVLFGPDHTTTPRYKRVLTDQEAQAIRPNFEQSRMPSSVRLNSLLGEQRFDYPKDEVVLAKWIRAVTGRKVNATVLDFFGGSGSTMHAVMEMNAADGGSRHCILVTNNEVEERQRARLVAAGHFPGDPEFDKHGIFQHVTHPRIKTVATGIREDGSVYSEGVAENVTFARMTYTSRQSVKIGRDFNTIAPLLWLKAGGHGGVLRVDGTNLPQFLVGGHYGVLFESGAGAVSAFAIGIEDAGLEDGADVFVITDDDTRYAHACQRLTNYTVHRLYEDYLSNFEVRA from the coding sequence GTGACCCGCGTCTCGAACCTCGAGAGCATGCTCTCGCAACTCGATGGCGACCAATCCGTCAAGGACGGGATCCGGTCGTTGTTGAAGTTTGGCCTCGTCTTTGAGGACTCGCAGCCCGAGGTCCTGCGCCTGTACAGCGGTCGAGTCACTTCGGGCTGCCGCGTCGACAACCGCAGCCCCGACATCGACCGTTTCGGAACCGTCGAGCGCTCCCCCCGCGGAGTGACACTCGATGCGGGGGTTCGCCCGGTGCGCTGGGATGACGAGCCGGACACCATCGACTACGTGGCAGAGACGTCTCTCGTACCGATCGCCAAACCGGGGGAGTCTGTGTACCCCGGGCTTGACGTGATCGACACAGTCGAGCGCGGGGGTGGCAAGCCTCACCACGTCGTCATCGAAGGGGAGAACCTCCACGCATTGCAGGCTCTGAGATACACGCACGCCGGCAAGGTCGATTGCATCTACATCGATCCGCCCTACAACACCGGCGGCGACCTCATCTACAACGACAAGTACCTCGCGAAGGAGGACGCCTTCCGTCACTCGAAGTGGCTGTCATTCATGGACAGGCGGCTGCGGATCGCGCGCGAACTCCTCTCCGACACGGGTGTCATCATCGTGGCGATCGACGACAACGAACAGGCTCACCTGCGCCTACTGATGGACGAAGTCTTTGGAGCCAGCAACTTCCTCGCAAATGTTGTGTGGGAAGGCAGCGGCAAGAACCACGCTCGCTACACGTCGGGCGGACTCGACTACATGCTCGTCTATGGGCGCGACCGCACCGCACTTGACGCTGCGGATACAAGGTGGGTTGAAACGAAGCAGGGGTACGAGAAGTGCGTTACGGAGGCGGCAAGGATCTGGGCCGGTGCAAATGGTGACGTCGACGCTGCGACAGCCGCGTACCGCCGCTGGCTCCGCGGTCAAGACGGGATCGAGACGTCACTCCGCACGCATTACACCGAGATCGACGAAGAGGGGCGTGTCTATCAGCGAGACAACCTCGCTCAGCCCAGCCCCAATCGGCCAAACCTTCGGTACGACGTGCTGCATCCGACGACGGGGCTCCCTGTCAAGAGGCACCCCAATGGGTGGCGTCATGACCCGGCGCGCATGGCGAGGAACATCGCAGAGGGCAGGGTGCTGTTTGGCCCCGACCACACGACCACGCCACGCTACAAGCGCGTCCTCACAGATCAGGAAGCCCAAGCGATTCGCCCGAATTTCGAACAGTCCAGGATGCCGTCATCAGTGCGTCTTAACTCACTCTTGGGCGAGCAGAGATTTGATTACCCTAAGGACGAGGTTGTTCTCGCAAAGTGGATCCGCGCGGTTACGGGGCGCAAGGTCAACGCAACAGTCCTTGACTTCTTCGGTGGCTCGGGCTCCACGATGCATGCCGTGATGGAGATGAACGCCGCCGACGGTGGCTCCCGCCATTGCATCCTCGTGACCAACAACGAGGTCGAGGAGAGGCAGCGTGCGCGCCTCGTCGCGGCCGGCCACTTTCCGGGTGATCCCGAGTTCGACAAGCACGGCATCTTTCAGCACGTCACCCACCCGCGCATCAAGACGGTCGCCACTGGCATCCGCGAGGACGGCTCCGTCTACTCCGAAGGCGTAGCCGAGAATGTCACCTTCGCGCGCATGACTTACACATCGCGCCAATCCGTGAAGATCGGACGAGACTTCAACACGATCGCGCCTCTGCTTTGGCTGAAAGCGGGAGGCCATGGCGGCGTGCTGAGGGTCGACGGGACTAACCTTCCTCAATTTCTAGTGGGCGGGCACTACGGCGTGCTTTTCGAGTCCGGTGCCGGCGCGGTGTCAGCCTTCGCCATCGGCATCGAGGACGCCGGCCTCGAAGACGGCGCGGATGTGTTCGTCATCACGGATGATGACACCCGCTATGCCCACGCCTGCCAGCGCTTGACCAACTACACCGTCCACCGTCTTTACGAGGACTACCTGAGCAACTTCGAGGTACGCGCATGA
- a CDS encoding GmrSD restriction endonuclease domain-containing protein — MTQNFSHNPWTVSRLVDGLDTGSIRLPDIQRPFVWRNAKVRDLIDSMFRGYPVGELMFWRSAESGNTRVFGVDDDKQENVSYQVVDGQQRLTSLYAVMMGVEVWREDYSRETIQIAFNPLTERFAVPDNATGRSPQWINDIRGVFADPIEARYAYLAALRESDEAQVDTEVERRVEVAIQRLASLRDYGFAVVQINEEVSREVVADIFVRANSEGVSLKPADFILTWMSVFWEDGRNELETWARDSRFSPEALNSILGTHVRWTPRNPYINFDPGQLLRVAIAVGLRRGRLGDAYNRLRGRNPRTREIEPEVREKELARLQLGQSLVLNPLNWDEFLRVLERAGFRSEKMISSKSNILYTYALWLIGRRSFNVPVDQLREIMARWFFMSQITGRYTSSPETRIQEDLNRLDGLSETPAAFLTALDGQISTSVTRDWWELTLPNLLETSNVDGPAYLSYVAALNVLDADVLLSTSKLKDWTTPRPSIKGIEKHHLFPREYLQHGLGITSTRQINQAANMAMVEWSDNIDISDRPPHEYWPQQVADKAIEEQRRRRQEQWHALPPGWTEMEYNTFLVERRRLIARATHEGFKRLTDPNYEPDLSRPADLAQPAAALPSFERLVVMGALSADMLMSPVNDETDVVAEVTEDGSIRIGEHFYESLERATREVDPDVEDPWAFWTVATDNGDVPLAALRESAARQ, encoded by the coding sequence GTGACACAGAACTTCTCGCACAACCCATGGACAGTGTCCCGCTTGGTCGATGGCCTCGATACAGGCTCTATCCGCCTGCCGGATATTCAGCGCCCATTCGTGTGGCGCAACGCCAAGGTGCGTGACCTCATCGACAGCATGTTCAGGGGCTACCCCGTGGGTGAACTGATGTTCTGGAGGAGCGCTGAGTCCGGCAACACCCGGGTGTTCGGTGTCGACGACGACAAGCAGGAGAACGTCTCCTACCAGGTCGTAGATGGGCAGCAACGCCTCACCAGCCTGTACGCGGTGATGATGGGCGTGGAGGTATGGCGAGAGGACTACTCCCGCGAGACCATCCAGATCGCCTTCAACCCTCTTACCGAGCGGTTTGCGGTGCCAGACAACGCCACCGGACGCTCGCCGCAATGGATCAACGACATCCGTGGCGTGTTCGCCGACCCCATTGAGGCGCGCTACGCGTACCTTGCCGCACTGCGAGAGAGCGACGAGGCCCAAGTCGACACCGAAGTGGAGCGGCGGGTCGAAGTTGCCATACAGCGCCTGGCGTCCCTCCGCGATTACGGTTTCGCTGTCGTGCAGATAAACGAGGAAGTCTCGCGCGAGGTCGTCGCCGACATCTTCGTGCGCGCCAACTCCGAAGGCGTCTCGCTCAAACCCGCGGACTTCATCCTGACGTGGATGAGCGTGTTCTGGGAGGACGGACGCAACGAACTCGAGACCTGGGCGCGGGACTCCCGCTTCTCCCCCGAAGCCCTCAACTCCATCCTCGGTACTCACGTGCGGTGGACTCCGCGCAACCCGTACATCAATTTCGACCCAGGCCAATTGCTCCGCGTAGCGATTGCCGTTGGTCTACGCCGTGGACGCCTTGGCGACGCATACAACCGCCTGCGGGGACGCAACCCACGCACCCGCGAGATCGAGCCCGAGGTGCGCGAGAAGGAACTCGCCCGCCTCCAACTGGGCCAGTCGCTCGTCCTCAATCCCCTGAACTGGGACGAATTTCTCCGAGTACTTGAACGCGCAGGATTCCGCTCCGAAAAGATGATCTCCTCGAAGTCGAACATCCTGTACACATACGCGCTTTGGCTCATCGGACGCCGCTCCTTCAACGTGCCGGTCGACCAACTGCGCGAGATCATGGCCCGCTGGTTCTTCATGTCGCAGATCACAGGGCGCTACACCTCGTCACCCGAGACCCGCATCCAAGAGGACCTCAACCGCCTGGATGGTCTATCCGAGACGCCCGCCGCGTTCCTAACCGCCCTTGACGGACAAATCTCCACGTCCGTCACGCGCGACTGGTGGGAACTTACCCTTCCAAACCTTCTCGAAACTTCCAACGTCGACGGGCCCGCCTACCTGTCCTACGTTGCCGCCCTGAACGTACTCGACGCAGATGTTCTGCTGTCGACCTCCAAGTTGAAGGACTGGACGACGCCGCGGCCGTCCATCAAGGGCATCGAGAAGCATCATCTATTTCCCCGAGAGTACCTACAGCACGGACTGGGCATCACGTCCACGCGGCAGATCAACCAAGCAGCCAACATGGCGATGGTCGAGTGGAGCGACAACATCGACATCTCCGACAGGCCACCTCACGAGTACTGGCCGCAGCAGGTTGCAGACAAGGCGATCGAAGAGCAACGTCGGCGTCGGCAGGAACAATGGCATGCACTACCTCCGGGGTGGACGGAGATGGAATACAACACCTTCCTCGTCGAGCGGCGGCGTCTCATTGCACGCGCGACCCACGAAGGATTCAAGCGCCTGACTGACCCCAACTACGAACCAGATCTGTCACGCCCCGCCGACCTCGCGCAGCCGGCGGCCGCACTCCCGTCCTTCGAACGCCTAGTCGTCATGGGCGCTCTATCCGCGGACATGCTCATGTCGCCGGTCAATGACGAAACCGATGTGGTCGCAGAGGTCACCGAGGATGGATCCATCCGTATCGGCGAGCACTTCTACGAATCGCTGGAGCGAGCAACCCGAGAAGTCGACCCCGACGTAGAAGATCCGTGGGCGTTCTGGACTGTCGCGACCGACAACGGCGATGTCCCGCTGGCGGCTCTCAGAGAGTCGGCGGCGCGCCAGTAA
- a CDS encoding helix-turn-helix domain-containing protein produces the protein MRPKERVDDEQCEAAEAGTDGQMSRKPPASLDPLGVPSSGRKWTTFSDLACWWTAADGPCNVLFGVLMNTFPGVKVSTAPRPSVPAFESSSFVSRRPVKAPAKRLSISAAVDGDPRVEAVLAVLKGEVTVVEAARKAGVSEPTLNQDRALFIQAGREAISRHDGRRTVGSEPLVCTNMAVHALGAMAVERFEATQRASRGEVL, from the coding sequence ATGAGACCGAAAGAACGCGTCGACGACGAACAGTGTGAGGCGGCCGAAGCCGGTACGGATGGCCAGATGAGTCGCAAGCCGCCTGCGTCACTTGACCCTCTTGGAGTCCCGTCGTCTGGCAGGAAATGGACCACATTTTCTGATCTAGCCTGCTGGTGGACAGCCGCGGATGGTCCGTGCAACGTCCTATTTGGAGTCCTGATGAACACGTTTCCAGGAGTGAAAGTCTCGACCGCACCGAGACCATCTGTGCCAGCCTTTGAGTCATCGTCGTTCGTTTCACGGAGGCCTGTGAAGGCGCCAGCGAAGCGTTTGTCGATTTCCGCTGCTGTCGATGGGGACCCGAGAGTAGAGGCCGTCTTGGCTGTACTGAAGGGGGAGGTCACCGTGGTTGAGGCGGCACGTAAGGCGGGAGTTTCGGAACCCACTCTCAACCAAGATCGAGCGCTCTTTATCCAGGCCGGGCGTGAGGCTATTAGTCGGCACGATGGCAGGCGCACAGTGGGTAGTGAGCCGCTCGTGTGTACGAATATGGCGGTACATGCCCTTGGGGCGATGGCGGTCGAGCGCTTCGAGGCCACGCAGCGTGCCAGCCGCGGCGAGGTGCTGTAG